One genomic segment of Chryseobacterium phocaeense includes these proteins:
- a CDS encoding reprolysin-like metallopeptidase, which translates to MKKKILLVCALAAGLASANAQRWEPASQRTSEIRKEVEVQYAYRVDLLSLRNTLKDAVETGKDAKPVIVSLPTAEGKIEKFAVYSDPVVEQSMADRYQLGSYVGVGVDDPSKYIRFSTAPTELQSMIIKDGVFQFIEPISLDKQTYGVFYKTKRTASDNGFECSTEEKDFKDIKLLEANGKKNLSNVGITNRPAITKYRTYRLALSTTGEYTKKFDPTGGTTNTVIQMNATMTRVNGIFEKEFGIKAIIQDIPALLYTDAATDPYTGNLNLNLQQTLTSVVGNANYDMGHVFNAAGGNGNAGSIASTCVNPATSTSLAKGSAFTQSTNPTGDLFDIDYAAHEMGHQLGANHTFSHASEGSGVNIEPGGGTTIMGYAGITGDNVQNTTDAYFHYASINQILNSLDGKTTCGTSEVITTNVAPVITPLTAYSIPKGTAYYLEASATDADPIKYAWEQYDSVDSYNSISGDSGWGYSAQGALARSYFGTTSGRRYFPSLPLVMNGVLTNKTAPGAATTPNWETVSYVPRTLHYAVTVRDENAGRPMLASAETTVTVGNDGPFKFSGLTSSSTLYNNAANTISWDVANTNAAPYNSPNVKIEYTTDLVNGATWTELVASTPNTGSYTAQMPSSLTGAVKLKISAIGNVFYAVSPQVTVGTAPTSTTAAPTGVTAINTEISKTTARLSWNAVPGATYSINYRKVGQTNWSNATSTTSSVVLSSLEDESNYEAQVAAVVNSVPGAFSGNYTFKTKGLMTGVDYCLMTTGGNSFASFSYNSGMAQMNVSNLAFSDLTFKNIFSTYRDYSEDATKVINLTKGTQYTLSYFNVGTTVSTYNDNMEVWIDYNRNGVFEATEKVASVSTDPPANGQYTGSVSFTVPATAYAGDKLLRMRVANTFFNKATGPCGSPSVGVTGGGVISQGSFKDFPVKITSGLAVDDVNGPKTSEISIYPNPADTFVEIKNLKGKADYSIFSADGRLVQQGQVDANNRINVASLIKGMYVITIKNEKNTYTNKLIKK; encoded by the coding sequence ATGAAAAAGAAAATTTTACTAGTGTGTGCTTTGGCTGCCGGTTTGGCTTCTGCTAATGCACAAAGATGGGAACCTGCCTCCCAGAGAACTTCAGAAATCAGAAAGGAAGTTGAAGTTCAATATGCTTACAGAGTAGATCTTTTATCACTTAGAAATACCTTAAAAGATGCTGTAGAAACAGGGAAAGATGCAAAACCTGTAATTGTTTCTCTTCCTACTGCAGAAGGAAAAATTGAAAAATTTGCTGTCTATAGTGATCCTGTTGTAGAACAATCTATGGCAGACAGATATCAGCTGGGTTCTTATGTAGGAGTGGGAGTAGATGATCCTTCAAAATATATAAGATTCAGTACGGCTCCAACAGAATTACAGTCTATGATTATCAAGGACGGTGTATTTCAGTTTATAGAGCCTATCTCTTTAGACAAGCAAACGTACGGAGTTTTCTATAAAACAAAAAGAACGGCAAGCGATAACGGATTTGAATGTTCTACAGAAGAAAAAGATTTTAAAGATATCAAATTACTGGAAGCTAACGGTAAGAAAAATCTTTCTAACGTAGGAATTACCAACAGACCTGCCATTACAAAATACAGAACATACAGACTGGCACTTTCTACGACCGGAGAATATACCAAGAAATTTGACCCAACAGGAGGAACTACCAATACGGTAATCCAGATGAATGCTACCATGACCCGTGTAAACGGTATTTTTGAAAAAGAATTTGGTATTAAAGCAATCATTCAGGATATTCCTGCTCTCCTATATACAGATGCTGCAACAGATCCTTATACAGGAAATTTAAATCTCAACCTTCAGCAAACCCTGACCTCTGTGGTGGGTAATGCGAATTACGATATGGGACACGTATTCAATGCTGCGGGAGGAAACGGAAATGCCGGTTCTATTGCATCAACATGTGTAAATCCAGCAACTTCAACCAGTCTGGCTAAAGGATCTGCTTTTACCCAAAGTACAAATCCTACAGGAGACCTTTTTGATATCGACTATGCTGCCCACGAAATGGGACACCAGCTGGGAGCTAACCATACCTTCTCTCACGCTTCAGAAGGATCAGGTGTAAATATTGAACCTGGTGGTGGTACTACCATTATGGGTTATGCAGGAATCACAGGAGATAACGTACAGAATACTACAGATGCCTATTTCCATTATGCTTCTATTAATCAGATATTAAATAGTCTGGATGGTAAGACTACTTGTGGAACTTCAGAAGTTATTACAACAAATGTTGCCCCTGTAATTACCCCGCTTACGGCTTATAGTATCCCTAAAGGTACTGCCTATTATCTGGAGGCTTCTGCTACAGATGCAGATCCTATTAAATATGCATGGGAGCAGTATGACAGTGTAGATTCTTACAACTCTATTTCCGGAGACAGCGGATGGGGATATAGCGCACAGGGTGCTTTAGCAAGATCTTATTTCGGAACAACCAGCGGAAGAAGATATTTCCCAAGCCTACCGTTGGTAATGAATGGTGTTTTAACGAATAAAACAGCTCCGGGAGCTGCTACAACTCCAAATTGGGAAACCGTATCTTATGTTCCCAGAACTTTACATTATGCCGTGACGGTAAGAGATGAGAATGCAGGAAGACCAATGCTTGCTTCTGCTGAGACTACCGTTACTGTTGGAAATGACGGTCCTTTTAAATTCTCAGGACTTACATCTTCTTCTACCCTGTATAATAATGCAGCCAATACCATTTCATGGGATGTTGCCAATACCAATGCAGCACCATATAATTCACCGAATGTAAAAATTGAATACACTACAGATCTTGTTAACGGAGCAACGTGGACAGAACTCGTAGCCTCTACTCCAAATACGGGAAGTTATACTGCACAAATGCCATCCAGCTTAACAGGTGCAGTTAAACTTAAAATTTCTGCTATCGGAAATGTATTCTATGCTGTATCTCCGCAAGTGACAGTAGGAACAGCTCCTACATCTACTACAGCGGCACCTACAGGAGTAACAGCTATAAATACGGAGATTTCCAAAACTACAGCCAGACTATCCTGGAATGCTGTACCGGGTGCTACCTATTCAATCAATTACAGAAAAGTAGGACAGACAAACTGGTCCAACGCAACAAGTACAACAAGTTCAGTGGTCTTAAGTAGTCTTGAAGACGAGTCTAATTATGAAGCTCAGGTGGCTGCCGTAGTGAATTCGGTTCCGGGAGCATTCTCAGGTAATTATACTTTCAAGACTAAAGGATTGATGACAGGAGTAGATTACTGTTTAATGACCACAGGAGGAAATAGTTTTGCCAGCTTTAGTTATAACAGCGGTATGGCTCAAATGAACGTTTCTAACTTAGCCTTTTCAGATTTAACCTTTAAAAATATTTTCAGTACGTATAGAGATTATAGTGAAGATGCAACCAAGGTGATCAATTTAACAAAAGGAACACAGTATACATTGTCTTATTTTAATGTAGGTACCACTGTATCTACATATAATGATAACATGGAAGTATGGATAGACTATAACAGAAATGGTGTCTTTGAAGCGACAGAAAAAGTGGCTTCAGTAAGTACAGACCCTCCTGCTAATGGCCAGTATACAGGGTCAGTTTCATTTACCGTTCCTGCTACAGCATATGCAGGTGACAAGCTTTTAAGAATGAGAGTGGCAAACACTTTCTTCAATAAAGCTACCGGTCCATGCGGATCTCCATCTGTTGGGGTAACCGGAGGTGGAGTTATTTCTCAGGGTTCATTTAAAGATTTCCCTGTGAAAATCACCAGCGGATTGGCTGTAGACGATGTAAACGGTCCAAAAACATCAGAAATTTCTATCTATCCTAACCCTGCAGATACTTTCGTGGAAATTAAAAATCTGAAAGGAAAAGCTGATTACAGCATTTTCAGTGCAGACGGAAGATTGGTTCAGCAAGGTCAAGTTGATGCTAACAACAGAATTAATGTAGCATCATTGATCAAAGGAATGTATGTAATTACTATCAAAAATGAGAAAAATACATACACGAATAAACTTATCAAAAAATAA